In Meleagris gallopavo isolate NT-WF06-2002-E0010 breed Aviagen turkey brand Nicholas breeding stock chromosome 5, Turkey_5.1, whole genome shotgun sequence, a single window of DNA contains:
- the LOC100539604 gene encoding olfactory receptor 5AS1-like — protein sequence MPEENHTAVTEFVLLGFTDRWEVKFPLFGLFLLIYVTTLGGNAGIIVLVRLNACLHTPMYYFLSNLSFLDLSYASAIAPKLLVNLVAQRTTISFFGCATQMFLFAALADAECFLLAVMAYDRYVAICQPFLYSVAMSRRACISMVAGAYLSGGLTSLVHTSFTFTLSFCGSNTINHFFCDIPPLLELSCSSTTVNEVLLITLCGFIQTSSFLVIVISYTCILGTILRLHAAEGRHKAFSTCTSHLMAIGFFYGSLLFMYLRPSSSYSLDIDKLIALFYTVILPMLNPMIYSLRNKEVREALRRSLERKVFSQSFT from the coding sequence ATGCCTGAAGAAAACCACACTGCTGTGACTGAGTTTGTTCTCTTGGGTTTCACTGACCGTTGGGAGGTGAAGTTTCCTTTGTTTGGGCTCTTCCTACTCATCTATGTCACCACGCTGGGGGGCAACGCCGGCATCATCGTGCTCGTCCGGCTCAATGCCTGTCTTCACACCCCCATGTACTATTTCCTGAGCAATTTATCTTTCTTAGACCTCAGCTATGCCTCCGCCATTGCTCCCAAGCTGCTGGTGAATCTTGTAGCGCAGCGCACCACCATTTCCTTCTTTGGTTGTGCTACACAGATGTTCCTCTTTGCCGCTCTGGCTGATGCCGAGTGCTTCCTTTTGGCTGTGATGGCCTATGACCGCTATGTGGCCATCTGTCAGCCTTTTCTCTACTCTGTTGCCATGTCACGCCGGGCCTGCATCTCCATGGTAGCTGGGGCTTATCTCAGCGGGGGCCTGACCTCACTGGTGCACACGTCTTTCACATTCACCCTGTCCTTCTGTGGCTCCAACACCATCAACCACTTCTTCTGTGATATTCccccactgctggagctctcctGCTCAAGCACCACGGTCAACGAGGTGCTTCTCATCACCTTGTGTGGCTTCATACAAACCAGTTCCTTCCTGGTCATCGTCATCTCCTACACCTGCATCCTTGGCACCATCCTCCGGCTCCACGCGGCAGAGGGCAGGCACAAGGCCTTCTCCACCTGCACCTCTCATCTCATGGCCATTGGGTTCTTCTATGGCTCCCTCCTCTTCATGTACTTACGGCCCAGCTCCAGCTATTCATTGGACATCGACAAGCtaattgctttgttttacacTGTTATCCTTCCCATGCTGAATCCCATGATCTACAGCTTGAGAAACAAAGAGGTGAGGGAAGCCTTAAGAAGGTCACTAGAGAGAAAAGTGTTTTCTCAGTCGTTTACTTAG